In a single window of the Pocillopora verrucosa isolate sample1 chromosome 4, ASM3666991v2, whole genome shotgun sequence genome:
- the LOC131778697 gene encoding uncharacterized protein produces the protein MTTVLPAWKVELIEKKKRKEQDQRQKLEQEKFRKTSIPEWKRSLIEKKKESTIDSQEVKEQASHVNTLFGPRIVRKASQTNSLVVNSSCKQVVKNGEVDKTRKIVNDINASQGGPALYSSPADTNSCVTKGVEIPTELEHKPNKPGTRIEIESNQESSQRANFIANGVDLKATLNDDNPSVLNPNNDIRHVKTPSVLSYRRMFEHSKPEINGETNVPRLLKGTENKARVRSDKRTVESALGAANGESHQSSSQLQILTTSAVDSVQSIPETDNSLSLHVDSIERKSSILRPFVAPKPYKNYVATPPWLKHDASKNSAFLAGKEELLVANVNGEVPNATKDLETLDHKKDVVLDSKGEDDFENFDGQPLRAKFNDHSDLVIPLIDSQREEALQTCAQKTIVPQEQSLQKYLLVKNTDSKEEVRSFKCDENVDKQKYILMEGKSQQELISSNNVDKKIASATINNVSNVPHESSTPKADDILNTSSIDSLRSKFGAVGGFRKRTPSEENLSLRGSQSEPLSEQGCVIRRSAELKRPAPPMKRWSADVLSLMSKPIDDDDDDDGDVSNLSPRSDTKSALSSANSQPKRPPAPTKRWTADVMSVVSPRTDDRAINSSSISDSSKKSSPSSSLERGKSSSLIDVREDASHECFQHKSNVAHGIEHRVNKLIRRASVSDLLLVDDEESDSTTEDDPISEAYLHGTFENEITSTDHVFTPKENDEFLPTTVHSPDQDIKPVFARKRSVSSDIEHRVTELLHRQLSQQSDNDDSEEDKILESDSKVTVVKVEDSVKELTPESLKTETVHLVETKPVAPADPEPAEASEQIKPAKGSVHKLSALFGSSIWKPNKKDKSAHEEKSKKKVNYLDMSHAPVKTGKKSSSEEKVDSKKSSLFNRSNKTEAKSVQKEKQQSIFPWMKKNSKDKESTPSHKTKEVMDKNQKNNSGHPKDNSETVSLSSHGLRPVGKTGKVEQRLVGNVVIISDASHDNTPPKGVYHKPKSSVQISEPQKEESYMGKVNHPKPEEKRAEICTSGVVTQEWNGNLQSSEVEKSMSESVPITSIDEVPVSAIDIPELPHDSDVTVSVIDVPPSPDVRSFQNVSFVNGFQEKVEHTDDDVHVSVIDVPSPVINEQANIFQDGYLETDEFSDGSDVDDVEGSYDFATGEVTHLVNGDISEDEDEEDEDEEDEDEEDGEEEQEEDNDNEEDVPISYIGAAPQYPVPQVVFDSEPVKLKSCLSPKTERRRVNKVRVSFKSTHTVHDYPSEETVASVYDDYERNGSREIKTLQNYQPPGLVNMEKQIGQMGGHFQDPVTTPQQAGKSVVTVNESHSEIKYADEGQGFTDSTDYASALLF, from the exons ATGACTACCGTTTTACCGGCATGGAAAGTGGAactgatagaaaagaagaagagaaaggaaCAAGACCAGCGACAGAAGCTCGAACAAGAGAAATTCCGCAAAACATCTATCCCAGAATGGAAGCGATcgctgatagaaaagaaaaaggagagtACCATCGATTCTCAGGAAGTTAAGGAACAAGCCTCACATGTCAATACTTTGTTTGGCCCACGGATTGTACGTAAGGCATCGCAGACCAATTCATTGGTCGTAAATTCAAGCTGTAAGCAAGTTGTCAAGAATGGAGAAGTAGACAAGACGAGAAAGATTGTAAATGATATAAACGCGAGCCAGGGTGGTCCTGCATTGTATTCAAGCCCCGCCGACACAAATAGTTGTGTTACCAAAGGTGTCGAGATTCCGACAGAACTGGAACACAAACCAAACAAACCGGGCACTCGAATAGAGATCGAAAGCAACCAGGAAAGTTCACAACGAGCGAATTTTATTGCAAACGGAGTGGACTTAAAGGCAACTTTGAATGATGATAACCCTTCCGTTTTAAACCCTAACAACGACATTAGACACGTCAAGACACCATCTGTTCTTAGCTATCGACGAATGTTCGAACATTCGAAACCAGAAATAAACGGCGAAACGAACGTGCCGCGACTCCTTAAAGGCACCGAAAATAAAGCCCGTGTTCGAAGCGATAAGAGGACTGTAGAAAGTGCCTTAGGCGCTGCTAATGGCGAATCACATCAATCTTCCTCACAATTGCAAATTTTGACCACAAGTGCCGTGGACAGTGTACAATCAATCCCTGAAACTGACAATTCATTAAGTTTGCACGTAGATTCGATCGAACGAAAATCATCTATTCTAAGACCTTTTGTCGCCCCTAAACCATACAAAAATTATGTCGCTACTCCTCCGTGGCTTAAACACGATGCATCGAAAAATTCTGCGTTCCTGGCTGGCAAGGAAGAGTTACTGGTAGCTAATGTTAATGGTGAAGTACCTAATGCCACAAAGGATTTGGAAACTTTAGATCACAAGAAAGATGTGGTTCTTGATTCTAAAGGGGAggatgattttgaaaattttgatggACAGCCACTGCGAGCCAAGTTTAACGATCACAGTGATCTGGTCATACCTCTCATAGATTCACAAAGAGAAGAAGCTTTACAAACATGTGCTCAGAAGACAATTGTACCACAGGAACAAAGTCTACAGAAATATTTACTTGTCAAGAATACAGACTCAAAAGAGGAAGTGAGATCCTTTAAGTGTGATGAAAATGTTGACAAACAAAAGTACATTCTGATGGAAGGGAAAAGTCAACAAGAATTAATTTCTTCCAATAATGTAGACAAAAAAATAGCTAGTGCCACTATAAACAATGTTTCCAACGTTCCCCATGAATCTTCAACTCCCAAAGCAGATGATATTTTAAATACAAGCTCTATTGATTCATTGCGGAGTAAGTTTGGTGCAGTGGGTGGTTTTCGAAAACGGACCCCATCTGAAGAAAATCTCTCTCTGAGAGGTAGTCAGTCTGAACCATTGAGTGAACAGGGATGTGTTATACGTAGGTCTGCAGAGTTAAAGAGACCTGCTCCTCCCATGAAGAGATGGTCAGCAGATGTTTTAAGTTTGATGTCAAAAccaattgatgatgatgatgatgatgatggagaTGTGTCAAATCTGTCTCCTCGCAGTGACACTAAATCTGCCCTTTCATCAGCTAACAGTCAACCCAAGAGACCACCTGCTCCTACAAAGAGATGGACAGCAGATGTCATGAGTGTAGTGTCACCACGGACTGATGACCGAGCCATAAATTCTTCATCTATAAGCGACTCTAGCAAGAAGTCTTCACCAAGCAGCAGTCTTGAAAGAGGCAAATCATCATCACTGATTGATGTTAGAGAAGATGCAAGTCATGAGTGCTTCCAGCATAAATCGAATGTTGCTCATGGGATTGAACACCGTGTAAACAAGCTGATAAGAAGAGCATCAGTGTCAGACCTGTTGCTTGTTGATGATGAAGAATCAGACTCAACAACTGAAGATGACCCTATAAGTGAGGCATACTTACATGGCACATTTGAGAATGAAATCACCTCCACCGATCATGTATTTACaccaaaagaaaatgatgagtTTTTGCCAACCACTGTTCATTCACCCGACCAAGATATCAAACCAGTATTTGCACGAAAGCGTAGTGTTTCAAGTGACATTGAGCACAGGGTTACAGAACTTCTTCATAGGCAGTTATCACAGCAATCAGACAATGATGATTCAGAAGAGGACAAGATCTTAGAAAGTGATTCAAAAGTGACTGTTGTCAAGGTGGAGGACAGTGTCAAAGAACTGACTCCAGAATCACTGAAAACTGAGACTGTGCATTTAGTTGAGACCAAGCCAGTTGCTCCTGCAGACCCTGAGCCTGCTGAGGCTTCAGAGCAGATCAAGCCAGCTAAGGGGTCTGTTCATAAGCTGTCAGCATTGTTTGGTTCCAGTATTTGGAAACCAAACAAGAAAGACAAGAGTGCACATGAAGAAAAATCCAAGAAAAAAGTTAACTATCTGGACATGTCACATGCTCCAGTGAAAACAGGCAAAAAAAGCTCATCAGAGGAAAAGGTTGATAGCAAGAAATCCAGTCTCTTTAACAGGTCTAACAAGACAGAGGCAAAGTCAGTGCAGAAGGAGAAACAGCAGTCAATTTTTCCTTGGATGAAAAAGAATAGCAAGGATAAAGAGAGTACACCAAGCCATAAAACAAAAGAGGTTATggacaaaaatcaaaagaacaatAGTGGTCACCCAAAGGATAATTCTGAAACAGTATCACTCTCTTCTCATGGTTTACGACCAGTGGGCAAGACTGGAAAGGTGGAGCAGCGGTTGGTGGGTAATGTTGTTATAATAAGCGATGCAAGCCATGACAACACACCTCCAAAGGGTGTTTACCACAAACCAAAATCAAGTGTTCAGATTTCTGAGCCACAGAAAGAGGAGAGTTATATGGGGAAAGTGAACCATCCAAAACCAGAGGAGAAAAGAGCTGAAATTTGTACTTCAGGTGTTGTGACCCAGGAATGGAATGGAAATTTGCAGAGCTCAGAAGTGGAAAAGAGCATGAGTGAGTCAGTTCCAATAACATCAATTGATGAGGTGCCAGTATCTGCCATTGACATCCCAGAGTTGCCTCATGATAGTGATGTCACTGTATCCGTGATTGATGTCCCACCTTCTCCAGATGTCCGtagtttccaaaatgtttcctttgtgAATGGTTTCCAAGAGAAAGTGGAACACACTGATGATGATGTTCATGTTTCAGTGATTGATGTGCCATCACCTGTTATCAACGAACAGGCAAATATCTTCCAGGATGGGTACTTGGAAACAGATGAATTTTCTGATGGCAGTGACGTGGATGATGTGGAAGGAAGCTATGATTTTGCCACTGGTGAAGTGACACACCTAGTTAATGGTGACATTTCTGAGGATGAGGATGAGGAGGATGAGGATGAGGAGGATGAGGATGAGGAGGATGGTGAAGAAGAACAGGAGGAGGACAATGACAATGAAGAGGATGTACCTATATCTTACATAGGAGCTGCCCCTCAGTATCCAGTACCTCAAGTGGTCTTTGACTCAGAGCCAGTCAAGTTAAAGTCATGTTTAAGTCCAAAGACAGAGAGAAGGAGG GTGAACAAAGTAAGAGTTTCTTTCAAGAGCACTCATACAGTACATGACTATCcttctgaagaaactgttgCATCAGTCTATGATGACTATGAAAGAAATGGCTCTAGGGAAAtaaaaaccttgcaaaattatCAACCTCCTGGCCTGGTCAATATGGAAAAGCAAATTGGGCAGATGGGAGGCCATTTTCA
- the LOC131778722 gene encoding U11/U12 small nuclear ribonucleoprotein 35 kDa protein, producing the protein MESVTEQMTKTDLGYEIPTWDNWSPLAKFYHPLQAGSIDGTDTVPHDKAVMRAMLAKYKPNKRVTGDPDSTLFVGKLSKDTSQATVYKIFAKCGEVTRCRLVRDVVTGFSKGYAFVEYRSERDANLAWRELHGKEVDGCTILVEYEAARSLKGWIPRRLGGGFGGKKESGQLRFGGRDRLFRRPIPTQQIGNQHKFLRGSRDHEGNRGPRENPRDTYRERNNDNVRENYSQRERDRDRDGSRDKRERDKESSRSSSYFRDREGDTEGKQYRERDSNRSRDRYKDRERYEESERSRVKERHSHREKRRESYETGDKRRYEEEDGEMR; encoded by the exons ATGGAGTCAGTCACGGAAcaaatgaccaagacagatttAGGTTACGAAATACCTACTTGGGACAACTGGTCTCCCCTCGCAAAATTTTATCACCCTTTACAAGCTGGCAGCATTGATGGAACTGACACAGTGCCACATGATAAGGCAGTAATGCGTGCGATGCTTGCAAAGT ATAAGCCAAACAAAAGAGTAACTGGTGATCCAGACAGCACTTTATTTGTTGGAAAACTAAGCAAGGACACTAGTCAAG caACTGTGTACAAGATATTTGCAAAATGTGGAGAAGTGACAAGATGTAGGCTAGTTAGAGATGTTG TGACTGGATTTTCCAAAGGCTATGCATTTGTGGAGTACAGAAGTGAGAGAGATGCTAATTTGGCCTGGAGG GAACTACATGGTAAAGAAGTAGATGGCTGTACCATATTAGTAGAATATGAAGCTGCAAGATCTCTTAAAGGCTGGATCCCAAGACGTCTGG gaGGTGGCTTTGGAGGAAAGAAGGAATCTGGACAACTGAGGTTTGGAGGAAGGGATCGTCTCTTTAGAAGACCAAT TCCAACACAACAAATTGGAAACCAACACAAGTTTTTACGGGGTTCGCGAGATCACGAGGGAAATCGTGGACCACGTGAAAATCCCCGTGACACTTATCGTGAAAGAAACAACGACAACGTTCGTGAGAATTATTCCCAACGTGAGCGTGATCGTGATCGAGATGGATCTCGTGACAAACGGGAACGTGACAAAGAAAGCTCACGAAGCAGTTCTTACTTTCGTGATCGCGAGGGCGATACTGAAGGAAAGCAATACCGTGAGCGTGACAGTAATAGATCGCGTGATCGTTACAAAGACCGTGAACGTTATGAAGAAAGTGAAAGGTCTCGCGTTAAAGAAAGACATAGCCACCGCGAAAAACGAAGGGAAAGTTACGAGACTGGTGATAAAAGGAGATACGAAGAAGAAGACGGGGAGATGCGGTAG